The Streptomyces sp. Je 1-332 genome has a window encoding:
- a CDS encoding alanine racemase translates to MALTLYVDTARWRAHHKHVLEQFPGIVPVCKGNGYGFGHERLAEEATRFGSDVLAVGTTYEAARIKDWFSGDLLVLTPFRRGEEPVPLPDRVIRSVSSLDGVHGLVGARVVIEVMSSMKRHGVSEQELSQLHAAIEDVRLEGFAIHLPLDRTDGSDAVEEVIGWMDRLRAARLPLHTMFVSHLKANELARLQQQFPQTRFRARIGTHLWLGDHEATEYRGAVLDVTQVTKGDRFGYRQQKVASDGWLVVVAGGTSHGVGLEAPKALHGMVPRAKGVARAGLATVNRNLSPFVWGGKQRWFAEPPHMQVSILFVPSDAPEPKVGEELVAHLRHTTTQFDRIVDR, encoded by the coding sequence ATGGCGCTCACGCTCTATGTCGACACCGCGCGCTGGCGGGCACACCACAAGCACGTGCTGGAGCAGTTCCCGGGAATCGTCCCGGTCTGCAAGGGCAACGGCTACGGCTTCGGTCATGAGCGCCTCGCGGAAGAAGCGACCCGCTTCGGCTCCGACGTCCTCGCCGTCGGCACCACGTACGAAGCAGCCCGGATCAAGGACTGGTTCAGCGGTGACCTGCTGGTCCTGACCCCGTTCCGGCGGGGCGAGGAGCCCGTGCCGCTGCCCGACCGCGTCATCCGCTCCGTGTCCTCCCTGGACGGCGTACACGGCCTCGTGGGCGCCCGCGTCGTCATCGAGGTCATGTCCTCGATGAAGCGGCACGGCGTGAGCGAGCAGGAGCTCTCACAGCTCCACGCGGCCATCGAGGACGTACGGCTCGAGGGCTTCGCGATCCACCTGCCGCTGGACCGCACCGACGGCTCGGACGCCGTCGAGGAGGTCATCGGCTGGATGGACCGGCTGCGTGCCGCCCGTCTTCCGCTGCACACCATGTTCGTCAGCCACCTCAAGGCCAACGAACTCGCCCGCCTGCAGCAGCAGTTCCCTCAGACGCGCTTCCGCGCACGCATCGGTACGCATCTTTGGCTGGGCGATCACGAGGCCACCGAGTACCGCGGCGCCGTCCTTGACGTCACGCAGGTGACGAAGGGCGACCGCTTCGGCTACCGCCAGCAGAAGGTCGCCTCCGACGGCTGGCTGGTCGTCGTCGCGGGCGGCACCTCGCACGGCGTCGGCCTGGAGGCACCGAAGGCGCTGCACGGGATGGTCCCGCGGGCGAAGGGCGTGGCCCGCGCGGGCCTCGCGACCGTCAACCGCAACCTCTCGCCGTTCGTCTGGGGCGGCAAGCAGCGCTGGTTCGCGGAGCCGCCGCACATGCAGGTCTCCATCCTCTTCGTGCCCTCGGACGCTCCCGAGCCGAAGGTGGGCGAGGAATTGGTGGCCCATCTGCGGCACACCACCACGCAGTTCGACCGCATCGTCGACCGCTGA
- a CDS encoding glycosyltransferase 87 family protein, with the protein MCGMPSAETTRTSVHKNPSAQQPEPVQPTKEDEVAAAGSELIGGPIGRRVLYAATRLTPVRVIALVAIGMFALGMVQKMPCYDGAWFQGASSQYTHACYSDIPHLYQGRGFADGLVPYFDKLPGDMEYLEYPVLTGVFMEVASWLTPGSGSIQHQEKFYWMVNAGMLMACTAVIAVCVARTHRRRPWDGLMVALAPAFALTATINWDLFAVALTAAAMLMWARGGTFSAGVLLGLATAAKLYPALLLGPLLILCWRAGRWRPFLTTAGAAVGAWLVVNLPVMITHDATGFHIREGWAKFYTFSQERGVDFGSFWLILSQRMDDPLSTDTVNTLATALMLLACLGVGALGLTAPRRPRFAQLAFLVVAAFILTNKVYSPQYVLWLIPLAALARPRWRDFLIWQACEVGYFLGIWLYLAYTTSGDAHKGLPTEGYQLAIVVHLLGTLYLCAVVVRDILMPERDPVRRSGDDDPSGGVLDGAQDVFVLGQAAHPPRQTVHSTEGPQVRWGSASTDVSP; encoded by the coding sequence ATGTGCGGCATGCCCAGTGCAGAGACGACGCGCACGAGCGTGCACAAGAACCCCAGTGCACAACAGCCGGAGCCGGTACAGCCGACCAAGGAGGATGAGGTCGCCGCGGCCGGCAGCGAGCTGATCGGTGGACCCATCGGCCGCAGAGTGCTGTACGCGGCGACACGGTTGACCCCCGTACGCGTCATCGCGCTCGTGGCCATCGGGATGTTCGCACTCGGCATGGTGCAGAAGATGCCTTGCTACGACGGCGCATGGTTCCAGGGTGCGAGCTCGCAGTACACGCATGCCTGCTACTCCGACATCCCGCACCTCTACCAGGGGCGCGGTTTCGCCGACGGGCTCGTGCCCTACTTCGACAAGCTGCCCGGCGATATGGAGTACCTCGAGTACCCGGTGCTGACCGGTGTGTTCATGGAGGTGGCCTCCTGGCTGACCCCTGGCAGCGGCAGCATCCAGCACCAGGAGAAGTTCTACTGGATGGTCAATGCCGGGATGCTGATGGCCTGCACGGCGGTCATCGCCGTCTGTGTCGCCCGCACCCACAGGCGCCGTCCCTGGGACGGCCTGATGGTCGCCCTGGCGCCCGCCTTCGCGCTGACGGCCACCATCAACTGGGACCTCTTCGCCGTCGCTCTCACGGCCGCCGCGATGTTGATGTGGGCGCGTGGGGGCACGTTCTCGGCGGGCGTCCTGCTGGGCCTTGCCACCGCCGCGAAGCTCTACCCGGCGCTGCTGCTCGGCCCGCTGCTCATCCTGTGCTGGCGGGCAGGGCGCTGGAGGCCGTTCCTCACGACGGCCGGGGCCGCGGTTGGGGCCTGGCTCGTGGTGAACCTGCCCGTGATGATCACGCACGACGCGACGGGATTTCACATCCGCGAGGGCTGGGCGAAGTTCTACACCTTCAGCCAGGAGCGAGGCGTCGACTTCGGCTCGTTCTGGCTGATTCTCTCGCAGCGCATGGACGACCCGCTGTCCACGGATACGGTCAACACCCTGGCGACCGCTCTGATGCTGCTTGCCTGCCTCGGGGTCGGCGCGCTGGGCCTGACGGCGCCGCGTCGACCGCGCTTCGCGCAGCTCGCCTTCCTGGTGGTCGCCGCGTTCATCCTCACCAACAAGGTCTACTCGCCGCAGTACGTACTGTGGCTGATCCCCCTCGCGGCGCTTGCCCGGCCGCGCTGGCGTGACTTCCTGATCTGGCAGGCCTGCGAGGTCGGGTACTTCCTGGGGATCTGGCTGTACCTCGCGTACACGACAAGCGGAGACGCCCACAAGGGCCTGCCGACCGAGGGCTATCAACTCGCGATCGTGGTCCACCTGCTGGGGACGCTGTACCTGTGCGCCGTGGTCGTACGCGACATCCTGATGCCGGAGCGGGACCCGGTGCGGCGGTCCGGTGACGATGACCCCTCAGGAGGCGTCCTGGACGGCGCACAGGACGTCTTCGTCCTCGGCCAGGCGGCTCATCCGCCACGGCAGACGGTGCACTCCACCGAGGGCCCCCAGGTGCGGTGGGGATCGGCGTCGACCGACGTTTCGCCCTGA
- a CDS encoding transglycosylase domain-containing protein, with amino-acid sequence MSEHRRKPPQPQGGGRAAARRGVPGASSGRRAAPRGATGSPTSSTGSHGAGAPDDGDRSYGGRAEARRAAQRSGAVGAGGGRRRAADGSGAGRGGAGGGGRRGGGGPNGPGRGRGRGGHEPRKKRFIDYPRADKDGLRRWVPSWRLVTGLFVGFLGGLMAVTGIAYALVEVPKVDEAAKAQNNVYYWANGKQMVATGGETNRQIIDYDKIPKEMRTAVISAENKSFEDDKGIDPMGITRALVNMAKGGETQGGSTITQQYVKNARLGDQSQTFTRKFKELFISIKVGRTESKEKIMAGYLNTAYYGRGAYGIQAAARAYFGKDAAELNPSQCALLATVLKGATYYDPAGSPEVDPAASREANTARAKKRWNWILDEEVKDGHLTAEVRKKYEDFPELENPRSNALLGGQVGYLVDLAKAYVINNSDGEITANDLQRGGYEIHTTFSKSKVDKLEKSVEKVRKAKIKPKQRPDKDTHVQFGGASVNPEDGAIEAIYGGEDATKHFTNNADQTGAQVGSTFKPFVLAAAFKDGTRDKEGLPDQGEGQRTIVNPKSLYSGKNKLKIKNYDGSIWTDREGKEWLQTNDGDQSYNAPTYQIDLREAMRESVNSAYVQLGMDVGLDKVKEAAIASGIKENSLASANYPSFSLGTSSPSAIRMAGAYSTFAARGKQNEPYSVTKVEHKGNTVYQHDALPKRAFDQSVADNVTDVLRTVVEKGTGTSAQLSGRQVAGKTGTTDGNKSAWFVGYTPQLSTAISMYRLDDNEGNKKRQFLEMFGTGGEEKIHGASFPAQIWKSYMEQALKGARVIPFPVPEPIGSVVGETPPPAPSPTPSKTEEPETSPTPSPSDSGPSPSPSDSPDPGESCADWDWQCNNNGGVSGGGENEGSTGGESPPATDEPTGGGGNNGNDNGGWLGGPGG; translated from the coding sequence ATGAGCGAGCACCGTCGCAAACCGCCGCAGCCGCAGGGCGGTGGACGCGCCGCGGCCAGACGCGGCGTCCCAGGCGCGTCGTCGGGTCGCCGCGCGGCACCGCGTGGCGCCACTGGATCGCCCACTTCCTCAACCGGCTCGCACGGAGCAGGGGCCCCTGACGACGGGGACCGCTCCTACGGCGGCCGTGCCGAGGCTCGTCGTGCCGCGCAGCGCAGTGGCGCAGTCGGCGCGGGTGGAGGCCGACGCAGAGCAGCCGACGGATCCGGTGCCGGGCGCGGAGGCGCCGGCGGCGGTGGTCGGCGCGGTGGCGGCGGCCCGAACGGGCCTGGTCGCGGCCGAGGCCGTGGCGGCCACGAGCCCCGCAAGAAGCGGTTCATCGACTACCCGCGCGCGGACAAGGACGGTCTGCGCCGCTGGGTGCCGTCATGGCGTTTGGTCACCGGCCTGTTCGTCGGTTTCCTCGGCGGCCTGATGGCGGTCACGGGAATCGCGTACGCCTTGGTGGAGGTGCCGAAGGTCGACGAAGCGGCCAAGGCGCAGAACAACGTCTATTACTGGGCCAACGGCAAGCAGATGGTCGCGACCGGTGGTGAGACGAACCGCCAGATCATCGACTACGACAAGATCCCCAAGGAGATGCGGACCGCCGTCATCTCGGCCGAGAACAAGTCGTTCGAGGACGACAAGGGCATCGACCCTATGGGCATCACGCGCGCCCTGGTCAACATGGCCAAGGGCGGGGAGACCCAGGGTGGCTCGACCATCACCCAGCAGTACGTGAAGAACGCGCGCCTGGGCGACCAGTCGCAGACGTTCACGCGTAAGTTCAAAGAGCTCTTCATCTCCATAAAGGTCGGCAGGACCGAGTCCAAAGAGAAGATCATGGCGGGGTATCTGAACACCGCCTACTACGGTCGTGGGGCCTACGGCATCCAGGCCGCCGCCCGCGCCTACTTCGGCAAGGACGCCGCCGAACTGAACCCCAGCCAGTGCGCACTCCTGGCGACGGTTCTCAAGGGCGCCACGTACTACGACCCGGCGGGCTCTCCGGAGGTCGACCCCGCGGCCTCGCGGGAAGCCAACACCGCGCGGGCCAAGAAGCGTTGGAACTGGATCCTCGACGAAGAGGTCAAGGACGGTCACCTGACCGCCGAGGTCCGGAAGAAGTACGAGGACTTCCCGGAATTGGAGAACCCGCGCTCCAATGCGCTGCTGGGGGGTCAGGTCGGTTACCTGGTCGACCTTGCCAAGGCTTACGTGATCAACAACAGCGACGGCGAGATCACGGCCAACGACCTCCAGCGGGGCGGCTACGAGATCCACACGACCTTCAGCAAGTCCAAGGTCGACAAGCTCGAGAAGTCCGTGGAGAAGGTCCGCAAGGCGAAGATCAAGCCCAAACAGCGACCGGACAAGGACACCCACGTCCAGTTCGGCGGCGCGTCCGTGAATCCCGAGGACGGGGCCATCGAGGCCATCTACGGCGGTGAGGACGCGACCAAGCACTTCACCAACAACGCGGACCAGACCGGTGCGCAGGTCGGCTCGACCTTCAAGCCCTTCGTGCTGGCAGCGGCTTTCAAGGACGGAACCCGCGACAAGGAGGGGTTGCCGGACCAAGGCGAGGGCCAGCGCACGATCGTCAACCCCAAGAGCCTCTACAGCGGCAAGAACAAGCTCAAGATCAAGAACTACGACGGCAGTATCTGGACGGACCGAGAAGGCAAGGAGTGGCTGCAGACCAACGACGGTGACCAGTCGTACAACGCGCCGACCTACCAGATCGACCTCCGTGAAGCGATGCGGGAGTCCGTCAACTCGGCCTATGTGCAGCTCGGCATGGACGTCGGCCTGGACAAGGTGAAGGAGGCTGCCATCGCCTCCGGCATCAAGGAGAACAGCCTGGCCAGCGCCAACTACCCGTCCTTCTCCCTCGGTACGTCCTCTCCGAGCGCGATCCGCATGGCCGGCGCGTACTCCACCTTTGCGGCGCGCGGCAAGCAGAACGAGCCGTACTCGGTCACGAAGGTCGAGCACAAGGGCAACACCGTCTATCAGCACGACGCGCTGCCCAAGCGGGCCTTCGATCAGTCGGTCGCCGACAACGTCACCGACGTGCTCAGGACCGTCGTCGAGAAGGGCACGGGCACCTCGGCCCAGCTGAGTGGCCGCCAGGTGGCGGGTAAGACCGGTACGACCGATGGCAACAAGTCCGCCTGGTTCGTCGGGTACACCCCGCAGCTGTCGACCGCCATCAGCATGTACCGCCTCGACGACAACGAGGGGAACAAGAAGCGCCAGTTCCTGGAGATGTTCGGCACGGGTGGCGAGGAGAAGATCCACGGTGCCTCGTTCCCCGCGCAGATCTGGAAGAGCTACATGGAGCAGGCCCTGAAGGGCGCTCGTGTGATCCCCTTCCCCGTCCCGGAGCCGATCGGTTCGGTCGTCGGTGAGACCCCGCCGCCCGCCCCGAGCCCGACCCCGTCGAAGACCGAGGAGCCGGAGACGTCACCCACGCCGAGTCCTTCGGACAGTGGGCCGTCCCCGAGCCCGTCGGACAGCCCTGATCCCGGTGAGTCCTGTGCTGACTGGGACTGGCAGTGCAACAACAACGGTGGTGTGTCGGGAGGCGGGGAGAACGAGGGCAGTACTGGCGGGGAGTCGCCACCGGCCACCGATGAACCGACCGGTGGCGGAGGCAACAACGGAAACGACAACGGAGGCTGGCTCGGGGGCCCGGGAGGCTGA
- a CDS encoding PadR family transcriptional regulator, with protein MSRRSGILEFAVLGLLRESPMHGYELRKRLNTSLGVFRAFSYGTLYPCLKTLVANGWLIEESGGTPEEALAAPLSGRRAKIVYRLTAEGKEHFEELLSQTGPDAYEDEHFAARFAFFGQTSRDVRMRVLEGRRSRLEERLEKMSASLARTRERLDDYTLELQRHGMESVEREVRWLNELIESERAGRDQQRSAPDGSAQHDSTSGESGGLPRRRDTNPPPDPSDDTAK; from the coding sequence ATGAGCAGACGCTCCGGCATCCTCGAGTTCGCCGTGCTCGGCCTGCTGCGCGAGTCCCCGATGCACGGCTATGAGCTGCGTAAACGGCTCAATACTTCACTGGGAGTGTTCCGCGCCTTCAGCTACGGGACGCTCTACCCCTGCCTCAAGACGCTGGTCGCCAACGGCTGGTTGATCGAGGAATCGGGCGGCACCCCCGAGGAGGCCCTCGCGGCCCCCCTCTCCGGGCGCCGCGCCAAGATCGTCTATCGGCTGACGGCGGAAGGTAAGGAGCACTTCGAGGAGCTGCTCTCCCAGACCGGCCCCGACGCGTACGAGGACGAACACTTCGCCGCCCGCTTCGCCTTCTTCGGGCAGACATCGCGGGACGTACGCATGCGGGTCCTCGAGGGGCGTCGCAGCCGCCTCGAGGAGCGTCTGGAGAAGATGAGCGCCTCCCTGGCCCGAACCCGGGAGCGCCTGGACGACTACACGCTTGAGCTGCAGCGGCACGGAATGGAGTCCGTGGAGCGCGAAGTGCGCTGGCTGAACGAGCTCATCGAGAGCGAGCGCGCGGGGCGGGATCAGCAACGGTCCGCCCCGGACGGCTCCGCTCAGCACGACAGCACATCTGGGGAGTCGGGCGGCCTGCCCCGGCGGCGGGACACGAACCCGCCGCCGGATCCGTCCGATGACACCGCCAAGTGA